A segment of the Juglans regia cultivar Chandler chromosome 15, Walnut 2.0, whole genome shotgun sequence genome:
TGTGGGAAAACCTTCTTTAGGAAATGATAAAATGCTCGGACAATGCCATATTGTCAAATCTCAAAGATAGGTGAGGTTGTGTATGCTATTCAAGAATTGAAGATTTTCATAATAGTTGATCCAGATAGTTGTAAGAAATGAGTTATGATGAAAACACTTGGCTACTGACTCCAGCTTTAGACAATGGTGAATATGGAGGTGTTGAAGTGTGGTAGGTAATTCTCTACTTGAAGTTAAGGATTCAAGGGATGGACAATTGGTAACTTCCAAGTACTCAAGCTCAAGAAGAGATGTGATGCCCCTCCTGCAACTACTATTGTTGTTtgtatcattatcatcatcctcCACCAAATTCCTCATACTCTTGCAGTCCCATATAATTAGCGTCTTTAAAGTTGGAGGCAAATGGCTTCTTGCAAAATGCTTTAGCGAATCACAATTGTTGATATGAATATATTGAAGACACGTGTTGTTGTACATCGATGCCTTGGGTAATTCCAAGGCTATGCAATCTTCGATAAGAGTAGATGTGATTCTGAGTTGGAGACGCTCTTGATCAACTTCTTCCACCACCGAAGAGACTAGTTTGGGACAATCATAAATGTCGAGATAAGTCAGAAGTGGGAGATAATGTGGCAGTGATCCCACCTTGTATGACCACAAATTCGTCAGCTCCTCACAGTTTATAATACTTAACCGTTCCAACTCTGCCAGATCTTCCCTATCTGAAATTGGTGAAAGTGATCTGGAGAAGTCTAATGATTTGAATGTAGCCTTGCTTCCACACACCAGCCCATTCTTTAAAAGACCATTGAATTCCCCACTGACAAATTTGCATTTATCCGAAAAGCATGAAAATGAGACTACCAACTGCGCACAATCAAATATCCTAACATCTTTTAGTAAAGGAAGGTTGTTTGGTAACTTCCCTAATAGCTTCGAATATTTATAATGGGAAAGCTCACACAGATTTAGGAATTCTTCACAAGGACTCCAATTCTCCCACTCATCCATGTCATAGAGAAGCAAAGTCTCTAAATTACCGCTACAAAATTCAGAACCAACACTTTTCACATTAGCCATGCCCCTGATCCAAAGATTTTTAAGTGATGGCAAATATTGCCCCAATGGAGGTAATGATGTGCACTTGTAACAATTTTCTAATCTCAAGGAGGCCATATGAGGAAATGAAGGATATGTTAACCAATTAGGAAATTTTGCACCACCATAGGTAATTATAACCAGCTCTGTCAAAGCGTTATGAGGTCGTAGCCCATTTAGTACCTCTAGTTCACTTGTCATGTCTTTCGACTCATCAATGTCCTTAGTACATTTCAACCACAACGCActaatttttgtctttttaattaattatgcatcCTTTGCATCATTCGGTTCAATCACATTCTCTAACTTGAAATGCAGAGTATCCCTCGAAGATGCTTCAAAGGTCCAAGCTCCTTTATTCCTGAGCAACTGTCTTTTCCCAAAGCTAGATTAGACAGCGTTTGAAGATAAGTTAGTTTACCTATTTGCATAGGCATTCCTTCCAAACTATCTGCACCTTCAATGTTAAGGTGGCGCAAGTTGACAAAGTTGTAGAACAGTGAAGGTAATTTCTTCAGAGGACGGCAATACTCCAACAACAATGTTTGTAAGTTGTAGAGACTAGTTATTGATTATGGCAGGAGTCTAATTCGAATGTGTGAAAGGAAAAGGTATCGCAAATGTTTCAAATCACCAATAGAATCTGGTAGCTCAGTTATGTAGTATCCATTGAAAGATAACACACTTAAACAACGTAATGTTGGAACCAATTCAAAAGGAACATGATGAGCCAAATAGTAATAACCTGGATTTGGTAGCATGAAAGGTAAGAATGTACATAAACATGTGAATTCAGAAAAAACCTCAAACTTTTCAACTTCATCAAATTCACTTCCCAAATAAGATGAGTGGCGTGCCTTTATAGGAATATCCCCATTCTGACTACTCCAAATTCTATCTTCCATTCCATAGCACGTATCGCCTGCAACCGATTGAGCTAAATCATTGATGAGGTCATGCATCACAAATTTTGATTCATTAATATGTGGTTGTTGGAAAAATGACCTTGACAACAGATTGCGAAAATATTCAGAACCCAAATCTTCCATTTCCTCTTCATGATCTCGTTAGAGTTGAATCAAATCTTCTGCCATCCATAATAGAACCACCTCTTTCTCCTTAAATTCATAGTCCTTTGGTAGTATTGAATAGTAAGCAAAGCACCCCTTCAAATGTGAAGATAGATTGTCATAGCTTACCATAAGAGAGAAAGGAATTCCATTTGCTTCTACTGGAATATCCCATATCTTATTCTTCAAAACTTTTTCCCACTCATCGCGGTCTTCATCTTCACTGCATAAGACTCCTGCAATAGTTTTTATTGCCAATGCAAGCCTTTACACCTTCTAACGAGTTCCTCACCAATATCTTTAAGGTTTGGATGGGCACTGACGTCTCTTGCTTCCAATGCATGTTGGGTAAATATGGACAAACAAGCTTCATTTGACAACAACTCCAATTGAAAAGGCTCAACTTCCTTGTTTCGCATTAGTGATGAGACTTTCTGGTTACGAGTTGTGACAACAATACTACTTCTCAGAGCCCCTACTTCGACAGGAGCACGTAGGAGAGTCCAATCATTGTAGTTCTTGTTCCAAACATCATCAAGAATTACTAGAAACCTTTTCCCACGtagtttcttcttcaatttttcttgtAGCCAATTTAGATCTTTGCCAACACAGTTTTTCGAGGTCAAAGATTGtaaaattgtttttgtaactGCAGCAACATCAAAATCTTCTAAAACACAAGCCCATGCTTTCAGATTGAAAAAGCTCTCCAGCTTTTTACCATTGTATACAAGCTTAGCCAGTGTTGTTTTTCCAATACCCCCCATACCAACTATAGGAATCACATTAACTTTAGTCAAGGCATAACTATGTTTATCACTTATTAATAATTGAAGTACAGCCTCTGCGACTTCCTCCCTACAGTAGATGTGATCTTCGGTCACCCCAAAAGTTCAGGATGGtatctctcttcttttgtttggtCTCGGACTAACATTTTCCTCCAAATTCAGTTGATCTTTTTGTCTCACAAGATCATTAAATCTTGTAttcattttctctatctttgaCCCCAGCCTAATGTTGATCTCAACAGCACTTGGAGTTAAACTAGTACAACAAGCAGGGAAGAGATTTCCAACCATACTAGCGCTAGCTTGAATTTCATCAGCCATCAACTTGCATTGCAAAGCTTCTGTGGCAAACTCATCCAGTAAATCTTCCACGTCATAGGCCAAGTCTTTGAGATCGTCAAGCCAATCTTTCATTGACGTTTCAGTGTGTTGCTTCTCCTCTGCATCATTAAGCACCTTTTgaattctttttaacttttttttccacTTGTCCAG
Coding sequences within it:
- the LOC109012232 gene encoding putative disease resistance RPP13-like protein 1, producing the protein MGGIGKTTLAKLVYNGKKLESFFNLKAWACVLEDFDVAAVTKTILQSLTSKNCVGKDLNWLQEKLKKKLRGKRFLVILDDVWNKNYNDWTLLRAPVEVGALRSSIVVTTRNQKVSSLMRNKEVEPFQLELLSNEACLSIFTQHALEARDVSAHPNLKDIGVLCSEDEDRDEWEKVLKNKIWDIPVEANGIPFSLMVSYDNLSSHLKGCFAYYSILPKDYEFKEKEVVLLWMAEDLIQL
- the LOC118344686 gene encoding uncharacterized protein LOC118344686, with product MANVKSVGSEFCSGNLETLLLYDMDEWENWSPCEEFLNLCELSHYKYSKLLGKLPNNLPLLKDVRIFDCAQLVVSFSCFSDKCKFVSGEFNGLLKNGLVCGSKATFKSLDFSRSLSPISDREDLAELERLSIINCEELTNLWSYKVGSLPHYLPLLTYLDIYDCPKLVSSVVEEVDQERLQLRITSTLIEDCIALELPKASMYNNTCLQYIHINNCDSLKHFARSHLPPTLKTLIIWDCKSMRNLVEDDDNDTNNNSSCRRGITSLLELEYLEVTNCPSLESLTSKMTLLACLSNLRISEFSNLECLSSEGLRKLTSLKIFQITFCEKLTCFPEDGLPPSLLELWIKDFPKLMSFPKNGLPPSLQKLEIDECPLLEECCKKDHRGEWCRIADIPCVVLLMKRLRHPNAMLFMGAVTRPQNLSVVIEFLPRCEICSFGVILKDVYTLRPTFAEIMAV